The sequence below is a genomic window from Anopheles cruzii chromosome 3, idAnoCruzAS_RS32_06, whole genome shotgun sequence.
CGTTCAACCATTCGGACAGGTGCCATTTAGACATTAgcattttcatcgatttccAGCCTACAACTGGAAAGGAATATTGAATTCCTCGCATTCACGGCGAGCGAGGGTCATTTGATTGGCAATTTGCAATTAACCGGCAATCACGGTTGGGTTGGCCAGAGATCCTCCCAGAACATGTACAACGTTATAACACTGACAAGCTGAACTTGGGCCACCGCTTCCGTAGACCTTCCGTCGGGGAATTCGGGTTTCACGTTGTCTTGCCACTTCTAATTTCGATCCGGAAACGGTTAAAACAGCATAGCGAATTGGTCGAGCAAGGTCGGCGAAGAGTCGGTGGCCAGGTTTATGGCCAAAGCGTTCGGCGAGTGGAGCAAGTACAGCAATCTGCGTTTCGTGCGAGTTTACGACCCATCGGCGGACATCATAGTCGGTTTTGGTAGCGGTCATCATGGCGACAAGTGAGTAGCGTGCTCGATCGTCCTAAAAGGTGTAACCAGAACTAAATCAATCTTGCCCAAAACCAATGCACACCAACAATAGTTACCCGTTCGATGGTCCGGGCAATATACTGGCCCACGCCTTCTATCCGTACGAGATGAACGCTTACGGCGGTGACATCCACTTTGACGAAGACGAGAATTGGAAGGAAAACTCGACGCACCTTAGTGAGGGGGTTGATTTCTACTCGGTGGCCATTCACGAGCTGGGTCATTCGCTGGGTCTTGCGCATTCGCCCGTCTACTCGTCGCTAATGTTCCCGTACTACAAAGGCATCACGCAAGGGACGCTCGACTATGACGACATTCTGGCCATGTACCAACTGTACAGTGAGTGGATTTGCCGTAAGGTTTTGCACCAGGACAGCCTTAATCGGTGAATCTTCGTCTTCGCAGTACAAAACCGACACATAACGGAGGATCCTGACTGGCTGTACACCACGGAAATGACTCCGGAGATCACGGAGGGAATCACTGTAACGCCTGCCCCTCGACTGCCAGATCTGGAGGTCGAGGCCGATGGACACGTCCCATCCAGTAGCACCACCGAGGTGTACAACGTTCCGATCACATACGTCGGGGACTACGAGACGGTTGACGATCACATTATTCGCCATCattcgccgccaccgattaCGCAGGCACCGGAACCCCACCCGATTCCGGACATCTGTAGCGGCAGTTTCGATGCGATCGGTTTGTTGCGTGGAGAAGTGTTTATTTTCAAAGGACCATACCTGTGGCGGCTGACCGAAAAGTATCGCATAAAGGAAGGCTATCCGGTGCAGATTTGGCAAGTGTTCCGTGGTTTCCCCCAAACGGTCACTCACATTGACGCAGTGTACGAGCGCTTGGACGATAATGCGATCGTCCTGTTTTCCGGTCGCTATTACTGGGTGTTCGATGCACTGAACTATCTCCAGCCGGAAGTGCGTCCCATAACGGATTTTGGATTGCCGGAGGATCTCAAACGCCTCGATGCGGCCTTGGTCTGGTGTGCGTGTCTCGTGCCCCGGTCATGGTTTTGCCAACGACCTCTACTACCTCTATTTTGGTGTCTCTTTTTTGCAGccaaaaatgacaaaacatACTTCTTCGCGGGTGATCAGTTCTGGCGGTACAATGATACGGCCGGCGAGATGGATGAAGGCTACCCGTTGTCGATGGATCGGTGGTTTGGCATTCCGAGCAATATTGACGGCGCGACTGCAGTTGCTAGTGGTGCGTATTGGTGCGCGCGATAGCCGGAAAGGCGGCAGACCGTGGAGGCCTGCTAATAACTATATTTTCTTCCATTGGACGTGTCCTTGGCGCTCGCCCTGTTATCGGTAAATGTGCGGATACGTCCCGTCCCAGGCAAAACTTACTTTTTCAAAGGCAACTTCTATTGGCTGTACAACGATCAACGAGTTCGCCCAGAACGCGGATACCCTCGAAGGACAGGACAGATTTGGCTTGGTTGTAGATAAACATCATGGCTGAATGGGCTGATGAATAAAAAGAcagattaaattaattattagtAGCTATTGCATGCATTTGAAAATAGTTCTTAATTTTAACACCAAAGCAAACTGCCAGTATAAAtaagttttcagttttctaTCAATTACTTTTAAATATAATCaaatacataaaataaaaagaaaaagaaaatcaatgcGAAAAAAAATGCTGATTGACGTTGATTATGTTACAGAATTCTTACACttggtgaaaataaaaatattccaaTACATCTCGAGGTCACTTTTGAGTCAACCTACTTTTCGCATCCACCGAAGTTCCCTTTTTTATTCTCCGTATCGATCAGCTGTTCATGGTGAAGCGTTGCAGCTGTCAGTGAAAAACGCTTCAatctattttcttttaatgCATGTTTTGTGCACTATTTTCGTATGTTTAATATCATTgttattaaaagaaaaaaatatttacctGCTGTTGCCTCACAGTGGAACATAGGAAACATTCAATGCTATGATTCTTTTAAATTCCCCAAAACGCTAAGGCATTTTTACcaatgtttacgtttttgaaGCGAACGGTCCTTCACTTCCCTATGATCCAAGTCTGCTCCAGAGATGTTTTTACTTCAAATTATCACAAAATACGTTTGTAGCatgaaacaaatttattttctcgtAGATATTTTGTATTGAGTACTAACGCAGTTAGTTGAACTGCTGTTGGCAGAAGCACAGCCTTGCATTTTTGCTAGAAATATGCGTGGAGAAATGGAGCGCCCATAGTAAACGCTTCCTCAACACAGTGCAGTTTCCGTGGCAACAAACACGTAAGATTCAGTGGCAGTTGTTCCGAGCCGGTACATAGCGATGTTTTGGCATGTTTTTCTGTTAACTTCGGGTATTAAACTATTGTTTATTCCTGCATAGTACGTA
It includes:
- the LOC128270240 gene encoding matrix metalloproteinase-2-like, producing MLVGTDYDDRWTRGAIPTLCVFAVPFCLIACSIMLPANGAPAVPAKEMLDFMRRFGYLEKGPTQAEALYSAEAIVDAIRHVQKFGNLPQTGVLDRRTLQLMSAPRCGVVDVMQHDQSLRHRRYVIGSESWRKRRITYFIANWSSKVGEESVARFMAKAFGEWSKYSNLRFVRVYDPSADIIVGFGSGHHGDNYPFDGPGNILAHAFYPYEMNAYGGDIHFDEDENWKENSTHLSEGVDFYSVAIHELGHSLGLAHSPVYSSLMFPYYKGITQGTLDYDDILAMYQLYIQNRHITEDPDWLYTTEMTPEITEGITVTPAPRLPDLEVEADGHVPSSSTTEVYNVPITYVGDYETVDDHIIRHHSPPPITQAPEPHPIPDICSGSFDAIGLLRGEVFIFKGPYLWRLTEKYRIKEGYPVQIWQVFRGFPQTVTHIDAVYERLDDNAIVLFSGRYYWVFDALNYLQPEVRPITDFGLPEDLKRLDAALVWSKNDKTYFFAGDQFWRYNDTAGEMDEGYPLSMDRWFGIPSNIDGATAVASGKTYFFKGNFYWLYNDQRVRPERGYPRRTGQIWLGCR